Proteins encoded by one window of Camelus dromedarius isolate mCamDro1 chromosome 27, mCamDro1.pat, whole genome shotgun sequence:
- the INSL3 gene encoding insulin-like 3, with the protein MDPCRLSWALVLLGPALALALGPAPAQEAPEKLCGHHFVRALVRLCGGPRWSPEDGQPVAGGDRELLRWLEGKHLLHGLVANGDPMLILASPPLPQASHHHHHRRQAAATNPARHCCLSGCTRQDLLALCPH; encoded by the exons ATGGACCCCTGCCGGCTCTCCTGGGCGCTGGTGCTGCTGGGCCCGGCCCTGGCGCTTGCCCTGGGCCCTGCGCCCGCCCAGGAGGCCCCCGAGAAGCTGTGCGGCCACCACTTCGTGCGCGCGCTGGTGCGGCTCTGCGGGGGCCCGCGCTGGTCCCCCGAGGACGGGCAACCTGTGGCTGGTGGCGACC gtGAGCTGCTACGGTGGCTGGAAGGAAAACATCTCCTCCATGGGCTGGTGGCCAATGGGGACCCCATGCTGATACTCGCCTCaccgcccctgccccaggcctctcaccatcaccaccaccgccGCCAGGCAGCTGCCACCAACCCTGCCCGCCACTGCTGCCTCAGTGGCTGCACCCGGCAAGACCTGCTGGCCCTCTGTCCCCACTGA